The Arachis hypogaea cultivar Tifrunner chromosome 14, arahy.Tifrunner.gnm2.J5K5, whole genome shotgun sequence genome has a segment encoding these proteins:
- the LOC112742541 gene encoding uncharacterized protein — translation MEGTVALLKTSPVRVGDDVDDSTVYFHHLFWTFPPCIEAFRHCKPLVSIDVSWGGGGENAESWSFFLTNLRQHVTPQQGILVISDRHNGIKTALENPNSGWLPPHAYRAFCIWHVAANFVLSFKGTDAKRSLVNAAYAKTEADFHYWFDIMRTKNPAMCDWANRIEYNKWTQHQDGGRRFGHMTTNISECVNSVLKGTRNLLVTALVKSTYGRLAELFVIRGQTAEAQLAIDAKFCQSFMKAMERNLRDSRCFTVTLFDSHQSEYTVAETTPTGSFSLGTYRVSLQDRTCDCGYFQALHYPCCHAIACCAQSRLDWSIYVDEVYTMQKVFRVYQMSFVPPIPEGLWPPYDGPIVIPDPSLRRCCDERLRSTRIRNNMDEADPNQPK, via the exons ATGGAGGGGACGGTAGCCTTGTTGAAGACGTCTCCGGTTCGAGTCGGCGATGACGTGGATGACTCAACTGTGTACTTTCATCATCTTTTCTGGACGTTTCCTCCTTGTATTGAAGCTTTCCGACATTGCAAGCCATTGGTCAGCATAGACG TCtcgtgggggggggggggggagaatgCCGAGTCGTGGTCTTTCTTCCTGACCAACCTGCGCCAACATGTGACTCCGCAACAGGGGATACTGGTCATCTCAGATAGGCACAATGGCATCAAGACTGCACTAGAGAACCCTAACAGTGGGTGGTTACCCCCTCATGCGTACCGAGCATTTTGTATTTGGCATGTTGCAGCTAACTTCGTACTCAGTTTCAAGGGCACGGATGCAAAGCGCTCGCTTGTGAACGCTGCTTATGCGAAGACTGAGGCAGATTTTCACTATTGGTTTGATATAATGCGGACTAAGAATCCGGCAATGTGTGATTGGGCAAACAGAATAGAATACAATAAGTGGACTCAGCACCAGGATGGTGGTAGAcgattcggtcacatgacgaccaATATATCTGAGTGTGTTAATTCTGTTCTGAAGGGTACACGAAATCTTCTGGTTACCGCCCTTGTGAAGTCCACATATGGTCGGCTAGCGGAGTTGTTTGTGATTCGTGGTCAGACGGCAGAGGCTCAGTTGGCCATCGATGCCAAGTTTTGCCAGTCTTTTATGAAGGCGATGGAGCGTAACTTGAGAGACTCTAGGTGCTTCACTGTCACCCTGTTCGATAGCCACCAGTCTGAGTACACCGTTGCCGAGACGACACCGACCGGGAGCTTTTCACTTGGGACGTACCGAGTTTCCCTTCAGGATCGTACATGCGACTGTGGATACTTTCAGGCTCTCCATTATCCATGTTGCCATGCGATTGCATGTTGTGCCCAGTCACGGCTTGATTGGTCTATCTATGTCGACGAAGTCTACACCATGCAAAAGGTGTTCAGGGTGTACCAGATGAGTTTTGTGCCGCCAATACCAGAGGGACTTTGGCCACCTTATGACGGTCCGATCGTTATTCCGGATCCTAGCTTGAGGCGTTGTTGTGATGAGCGACTGAGGTCTACTAGAATCCGGAACAACATGGATGAGGCCGACCCTAACCAACCGAAGTGA